A window from Amblyomma americanum isolate KBUSLIRL-KWMA chromosome 7, ASM5285725v1, whole genome shotgun sequence encodes these proteins:
- the foxo gene encoding forkhead box, sub-group O: MDRLADVEPGFEPQTRARSNTWPLPRPDNYGDEKAGPQESPFGEAGAPKKNSSRRNAWGNMSYADLITQAIQSAPEKRLTLSQIYEWMVQNVPYFKDKGDSNSSAGWKNSIRHNLSLHSRFMRVQNEGAGKSSWWMLNPDAKPGKAARRRATSMETPRYEKKRGRLKKKLEALRASPSPSSSEGPLDPFPESPPASRLELLCSPLQPLPGSPSGWPPLMPVDRYGAGPLADTLTQSMTLGDRHDTAPPPPLGPTASQVMGRLLTFNDHLPHDLDLDLDAVPGLHCDVDQVIQHELSVDGNLDFNFDSQARSWVH, from the exons ATGGACCGGCTGGCTGATGTCGAGCCGGGCTTCGAGCCGCAGACGCGTGCCCGCTCCAACACTTGGCCGCTCCCGCGGCCCGACAATTACGGCGATGAGAAGGCGGGTCCACAGGAGAGCCCCTTTGGCGAGGCGGGTGCCCCGAAAAAGAATTCGTCGCGTCGCAACGCCTGGGGCAACATGTCCTACGCGGACCTGATTACGCAAGCCATCCAAAGCGCGCCCGAGAAACGCCTCACGCTGTCACAGATCTACGAGTGGATGGTGCAGAACGTGCCCTATTTCAAGGACAAGGGCGACAGCAACAGCTCCGCCGGCTGGAAG AACTCGATCCGGCACAACCTGTCGCTGCACAGCCGATTCATGCGAGTCCAGAACGAAGGCGCTGGCAAGAGTTCGTGGTGGATGCTGAACCCGGACGCAAAGCCCGGCAAGGCGGCACGGCGCCGGGCTACGTCGATGGAAACGCCTCGCTACGAGAAGAAGCGGGGCCGGCTCAAGAAGAAGCTGGAAGCCCTGCGCGCGTCCCCGAGTCCGTCCTCGTCGGAAGGCCCGCTGGACCCGTTCCCCGAGTCGCCGCCAGCTAGTCGGCTCGAGCTGCTCTGCAGCCCGTTGCAACCGCTGCCCGGCTCGCCATCTGGCTGGCCGCCCCTGATGCCGGTGGACCGGTACGGCGCCGGCCCGCTGGCCGACACGCTCACCCAGTCCATGACGCTGGGCGACCGGCACGACAccgcgccaccgccgccgctgggGCCCACCGCGTCGCAGGTGATGGGTCGTCTGCTAACGTTCAACGACCACCTTCCCCACGACTTGGACCTCGACCTGGACGCCGTGCCGGGTCTGCACTGCGACGTCGACCAGGTGATCCAACACGAGCTCAGCGTGGACGGCAACCTGGACTTCAACTTCGACTCGCAAGCCAGATCCTGGGTCCACTGA